A window of the Cryptococcus decagattii chromosome 6, complete sequence genome harbors these coding sequences:
- a CDS encoding diphthine synthase codes for MFYVIGLGLSDEKDITVKGLEAVKGSERVYLESYTSILMVEKEKLEAFYERPVITATREMVELEADDILKDADKVDISFLVVGDPLGATTHSDLLLRAQSRNIPTSIIHNASILTALGSTGLQMYSFGQTLSLPFYTGTWRPDSWYPRLEENLRLGVHTLVLLDIKVREQSEENMARGRLIYEPPRFMNPAQAFNQMLLTESIRHPAPKPQSQSQSQSQKPPSDSDSDSEEEEGEEKDRYPSLMPPSQTLAISLSRVGTPSQRLISGTLSELAALDEEEFGGPLHSVVIVGKRLHPLELEYAGKFAVGGENGDWWRVGKEVYGVERETFY; via the exons ATGTTCTACGTCATTGGTCTTGGTCTCTCTGATGAGAAGGACATTACTGTCAAGGGTCTCGAG GCCGTGAAAGGCTCTGAACGAGTCTATCTCGAGTCGTACACTTCCATCctgatggtggagaaggaaaagctGGAAGCGTTCTATGAACGACCGGTCATCACTGCTACGAGGGAGATGGTGGAGCTTGAGGCGGATGATATTTTGAAAGATGCGGACAAGGTGGATATCTCGTTCTTGGTTGTTGGTGATCCTCTTGG AGCGACTACCCACAGCGACCTCCTGCTCCGCGCCCAATCACGCAACATCCCCACCTCCATCATCCACAATGCCTCCATCCTCACCGCCCTAGGCTCTACCGGTTTACAAATGTACTCATTTGGGCAAACGCTTTCTTTACCGTTTTACACGGGAACGTGGAGGCCGGATAGTTGGTATCCCCGATTAGAAGAGAATTTGAGGTTGGGTGTACATACGTTGGTGTTGTTGGATATAAAAGTGAGAGAGCAGAGTGAGGAGAATATGGCGAG GGGACGTTTGATTTATGAGCCGCCGAGGTTTATGAATCCGGCGCAGGCGTTTAACCAGATGCTGCTTACCGAATCCATCCGTCATCCTGCTCCCAAACCCCAATCCCAATCCCAGTCCCAATCCCAAAAACCGCCTTCCGACTCCGACTCCGACtccgaagaagaggaaggagaagaaaaagacCGTTATCCGAGCTTGATGCCCCCCTCCCAAACCCTCGCCATCTCCCTGTCCCGGGTCGGCACCCCTTCTCAACGGCTCATCTCTGGTACACTCTCCGAACTCGCTGCTctggatgaagaagaatttGGAGGACCTTTACACTCGGTGGTGATTGTGGGTAAGAGGCTGCATCCGCTGGAGCTGGAGTATGCGGGCAAGTTTGCGGTAGGTGGGGAAAATGGGGATTGGTGGAGAGTTGGGAAAGAGGTATATGGTGTAGAGAGGGAGACTTTTTACTAA